One window from the genome of Desulfuromonas sp. encodes:
- a CDS encoding 3-oxoacyl-ACP synthase III produces MKYSRVYVESVGYELAPIVVTSTELENRLKPMYETLHISLGQLEALTGIRERRWWQPNALISEGAIDAAKKALRERNIAPEDIGAVVYAGVCREHFEPATACQVAAALGVRGDAAIYDTSNACLGVLNGVLDIANRIELGQIRAGLVVACESSREINEIMIQQMLDTPTMENFTKSLATLTGGSGAAAVLLTDGSFTPARRPRLLGGVNLAEPQHHALCRWGVSSDDPENHVPYMQTDAVAVMKHGVELGKKTWDAFLKELDLSTERVDKVICHQVGEAHQALILQAIGISPEKDFSTYGYLGNMGTVSLPVTAAIAKERDNLLPGDIVGFLGIGSGLNCLMLGIQW; encoded by the coding sequence ATGAAGTACTCACGTGTCTATGTTGAATCGGTCGGTTATGAACTGGCACCGATTGTCGTAACCTCGACCGAGCTCGAAAACCGGTTGAAGCCGATGTATGAGACCTTGCATATTTCGCTCGGTCAGCTTGAAGCCTTGACCGGCATTCGCGAGCGGCGCTGGTGGCAGCCTAACGCTCTGATCTCGGAAGGGGCGATTGACGCCGCCAAAAAGGCGTTGCGTGAGCGCAATATTGCCCCGGAGGATATCGGGGCCGTTGTTTATGCCGGCGTCTGTCGTGAGCATTTCGAGCCGGCGACCGCCTGTCAGGTGGCGGCAGCGCTGGGGGTGCGGGGCGACGCCGCCATCTACGATACGTCCAATGCCTGCCTCGGAGTCCTCAACGGAGTCCTCGATATCGCCAATCGCATTGAGTTGGGCCAGATTCGGGCCGGCCTGGTCGTTGCCTGCGAGAGCTCCCGGGAGATCAACGAGATCATGATTCAGCAGATGCTCGATACCCCGACCATGGAGAACTTCACCAAATCGCTGGCGACATTGACCGGCGGCTCCGGCGCGGCGGCAGTCCTGCTTACCGACGGGTCTTTTACTCCGGCCCGGCGACCACGCCTGCTCGGCGGGGTCAACCTGGCCGAGCCGCAGCACCACGCCCTCTGCCGCTGGGGGGTCTCGTCCGACGATCCGGAAAATCATGTTCCCTATATGCAGACCGATGCGGTCGCCGTGATGAAGCATGGGGTGGAACTCGGGAAAAAGACCTGGGACGCTTTTCTCAAGGAACTCGATCTCAGCACGGAGCGGGTTGACAAGGTGATCTGTCACCAGGTCGGTGAGGCGCACCAGGCCCTGATTCTGCAGGCCATCGGGATCAGCCCGGAAAAGGATTTTTCGACCTACGGCTATCTCGGCAATATGGGCACGGTCTCCCTGCCGGTGACCGCGGCCATTGCC